In Symmachiella dynata, the following are encoded in one genomic region:
- a CDS encoding type II secretion system F family protein produces the protein MELTTILPYAVFGCFAIISWIVFNVLTSKDSRASERLDELKTPAPRSLDGEGQGVGNMLSKAAPALSKAMKPKTELEENQLRVKLANAGFNSPNAPSVFLALKFAGLIAGFLSGGGFGVIKYGLNYNGLVSLVVGAGIGMFLPELILRFITHSRVQKIFLSLPDALDLLVVCVEAGLGLDAAMRRVSEELQDTAPDLCAEFDLCNLQLQMGRQRREVLHDLGVRSGVDDLKALAAILIQADKFGSSVAQALRVQSDSMRVKRSQLAEERAAKTAVQMIFPLVLFIFPGIFVVLVGPAAISMINNLLTK, from the coding sequence ATGGAACTTACCACAATACTCCCCTACGCTGTTTTTGGTTGCTTTGCGATCATCAGTTGGATCGTATTCAACGTGCTGACGTCCAAAGATTCGCGGGCCAGCGAACGCTTGGATGAATTAAAAACTCCCGCTCCCCGCTCATTAGATGGTGAGGGGCAAGGCGTGGGGAACATGCTCTCCAAGGCCGCACCGGCGCTGTCCAAGGCGATGAAGCCCAAGACGGAACTCGAAGAGAATCAACTCCGCGTTAAGCTGGCCAATGCGGGATTCAACTCGCCGAATGCCCCGAGTGTTTTTCTGGCTCTCAAATTCGCCGGACTGATCGCTGGATTTCTAAGCGGCGGCGGATTTGGCGTCATCAAATACGGATTAAATTACAACGGACTCGTGTCGTTGGTTGTCGGAGCTGGCATCGGCATGTTCTTACCGGAACTCATTCTCCGGTTCATCACGCACAGTCGGGTCCAAAAAATCTTTCTCTCACTGCCGGACGCTCTCGACTTGTTGGTCGTTTGTGTGGAAGCCGGACTGGGCCTTGATGCCGCCATGCGGCGCGTCTCAGAGGAATTGCAGGACACGGCTCCGGATCTGTGTGCAGAATTCGATTTGTGTAACTTACAACTGCAAATGGGCCGCCAACGCCGCGAAGTGCTCCACGACCTCGGTGTCCGCAGCGGTGTGGATGACCTGAAAGCATTGGCCGCCATTTTGATCCAAGCTGATAAATTCGGTTCCAGTGTCGCCCAAGCTTTGCGGGTCCAATCCGACAGCATGCGAGTGAAACGGTCGCAACTGGCTGAAGAACGTGCGGCCAAGACCGCTGTGCAGATGATCTTCCCGTTGGTGCTGTTCATCTTCCCCGGGATTTTCGTAGTCCTCGTCGGCCCTGCCGCGATCTCAATGATCAACAACTTGCTCACAAAGTAA
- a CDS encoding transporter — MRSGIILFAALLVIANLSVVARSQEVDYPRATPVEPAPNIKTPGPDMGNFPNGSYTLPQGWAYLEFSPFTLNGPETGTPSNYSTPFLLRYGVTDNVEFRIFSTGIQSNYGSGDNTTGFTPTAFDLKVHLWDEDKTGWVPSTALEVWLQTDLTSTAEVFDDGFQPAVNLNFDKSLPWNCSVEITIGVIGAEEFDGSQTFQETVQWSFSRNLTDDFNIFLNGYHNAIAGPGNGSGEMIGAGATWYVSDRVALWGSYNVGLNDDAPTTLSQLGLSIAY, encoded by the coding sequence ATGCGTTCTGGGATCATTCTATTCGCTGCACTGTTGGTCATTGCCAATCTGTCGGTGGTCGCGCGCAGCCAAGAAGTCGATTATCCCAGAGCAACTCCCGTCGAACCCGCGCCGAACATCAAGACGCCCGGTCCGGATATGGGAAATTTTCCCAACGGTTCCTACACGCTCCCCCAAGGTTGGGCGTATCTCGAATTCTCGCCGTTCACGCTCAACGGTCCTGAAACAGGAACGCCAAGTAACTACTCGACTCCATTTCTTTTGCGCTACGGCGTGACCGACAACGTGGAGTTCCGAATCTTCAGCACCGGCATTCAATCCAACTACGGCAGCGGTGACAACACAACCGGCTTTACGCCAACGGCGTTTGATTTGAAAGTGCATTTGTGGGACGAAGACAAGACCGGCTGGGTTCCTTCAACAGCGCTGGAGGTCTGGCTGCAGACCGATTTGACATCGACGGCTGAGGTCTTTGACGATGGTTTCCAACCCGCGGTCAACCTGAACTTCGATAAGTCGTTGCCTTGGAACTGCAGTGTCGAAATAACCATCGGAGTGATCGGGGCTGAGGAATTCGATGGCAGTCAAACGTTTCAAGAGACAGTGCAATGGTCGTTCAGCCGCAACCTGACCGATGATTTCAACATCTTTCTCAACGGCTATCACAATGCAATTGCCGGACCGGGTAACGGCAGTGGCGAGATGATCGGCGCCGGCGCGACTTGGTATGTCTCAGACCGCGTTGCCCTGTGGGGCAGCTACAATGTCGGTCTGAACGACGACGCGCCCACGACATTGTCGCAGTTGGGACTCTCGATCGCCTATTAG
- a CDS encoding sialidase family protein gives MSTKKHNAISRRDFLAAAAMSTVAGTSLAQADNTASPPLLKPIHDSIVCPWTPQYPRHDHQLIFPLDDDRLLLVWCEYYSNNPAAATKIGQGGIGDEVSCQISSMVSHDRGRTWGDRTVMQANHWKHNVKHPNLVRLSPDEVLFSYVGWDSPAQRNVFMRRSTDNCRTWGEQVQISEPGWYCNNADRAIRLSSGRVLLPAHGPYAKNYIGGTPYKGGDLHSFVFYSDDGFKTWKRSSDSMTAVGRGCHEPTIVELKEGRLLCLLRNTNQRQYQSVSEDGGDHWSQPVPTKLKSPESPALVKRIPTTGDLLVLWNNVASKSNWPRTPLTAAISKDEGKTWSHYKDIDNRKDRDAAYPSVTFVGDEALVAYYSRSTKWKRDSEVTLRIYDIGQFYA, from the coding sequence ATGTCGACCAAGAAACACAATGCAATCTCCCGTCGCGATTTTCTGGCAGCAGCGGCGATGTCGACCGTTGCCGGAACTTCCCTCGCCCAGGCCGACAATACAGCGTCTCCTCCCTTGTTAAAACCGATCCACGATTCGATCGTCTGCCCTTGGACGCCACAGTATCCACGTCACGATCATCAATTGATTTTTCCACTCGACGATGACCGGCTGCTGTTGGTGTGGTGCGAATACTATTCCAACAACCCGGCGGCTGCCACAAAAATTGGACAGGGGGGCATCGGCGACGAGGTTTCCTGCCAGATCTCCTCAATGGTCTCGCATGACCGCGGACGGACGTGGGGGGATCGTACGGTCATGCAAGCCAATCATTGGAAACACAACGTCAAGCATCCCAACTTGGTTCGCCTGTCGCCCGACGAGGTACTGTTTTCCTACGTCGGTTGGGATTCGCCCGCGCAGCGAAACGTCTTTATGCGGCGTTCCACCGACAATTGCCGCACTTGGGGCGAACAGGTCCAGATCTCCGAGCCCGGTTGGTATTGCAACAACGCCGACCGGGCGATCCGCCTCAGTAGCGGCCGTGTGTTGCTCCCCGCGCATGGTCCCTACGCCAAGAACTACATTGGCGGCACTCCTTACAAGGGGGGCGATTTGCATTCGTTTGTGTTTTATTCCGATGACGGTTTCAAAACCTGGAAACGCAGCAGCGACAGCATGACCGCCGTCGGCCGCGGCTGCCACGAACCGACGATCGTCGAACTCAAAGAGGGCCGCCTCCTCTGCCTGCTCCGCAATACGAACCAACGGCAGTATCAAAGTGTCTCTGAAGATGGCGGCGACCACTGGAGTCAGCCGGTACCCACAAAATTGAAATCGCCAGAATCCCCTGCCCTGGTCAAACGCATTCCCACCACCGGCGACCTGCTCGTACTGTGGAACAACGTCGCCTCAAAATCCAACTGGCCCCGCACCCCGCTCACGGCAGCGATATCCAAAGACGAAGGCAAAACCTGGAGCCATTACAAAGACATCGACAACCGCAAAGACCGAGACGCCGCCTACCCATCCGTCACCTTCGTCGGCGACGAGGCCCTCGTCGCCTATTATTCCCGCTCGACGAAATGGAAACGGGACTCGGAGGTGACGCTACGGATTTATGACATCGGGCAGTTTTATGCGTGA
- a CDS encoding alpha/beta hydrolase family protein, which translates to MYIPLLKACLVSVLSVLTLGTLTNAASADEPVAETIVQQKINKNFEQLGKSNQPSMLWDATTVAEHEAWQTKFHDKMTQLLGRMPQRVPLDVKWETEEKFEKFTRHKIYVRSEESYWVPVYYFVPHEIAEKRPAIVCLHGHSGIYPYIREGQDEKERKKTEELSLDYAVYLAEHGYVTAAIVVRGWNETHGDQDPGVKHVQRSCRQVTMNTLLMGMTPQGLRCWDAMRVIDFLQTRDEVDGERIGVAGLSGGGTLATYLPILDERVKLAMIAGAFSSYRTSIYAMPHCICNCLPGVMQYGDMTEVVASYAPRPVLLINGIHDPIFPVAEAREGFAKLQRVYKLLGHGDRIDADFFDGPHAWSNNKTLEFLAAHFGE; encoded by the coding sequence ATGTACATTCCATTGCTTAAAGCCTGTCTCGTCTCAGTTTTATCAGTGCTCACTCTAGGGACGTTAACCAACGCAGCGTCCGCCGACGAACCGGTCGCTGAGACGATCGTCCAACAAAAAATTAACAAGAATTTCGAACAACTTGGGAAGTCGAACCAGCCGAGCATGCTCTGGGATGCGACGACAGTTGCCGAGCATGAGGCGTGGCAGACGAAATTCCACGACAAGATGACCCAACTGCTGGGACGCATGCCGCAGCGCGTACCGTTAGATGTCAAATGGGAGACTGAGGAAAAGTTCGAGAAGTTCACGCGGCACAAAATCTATGTCCGTTCCGAAGAATCGTATTGGGTCCCGGTCTATTATTTCGTGCCGCACGAGATTGCCGAAAAGAGACCGGCGATCGTCTGCCTGCATGGGCATAGTGGGATCTATCCCTACATTCGCGAAGGGCAGGATGAGAAAGAGCGGAAAAAGACTGAAGAATTGTCACTCGACTATGCGGTCTATTTGGCCGAGCATGGTTACGTGACCGCGGCGATTGTCGTGCGTGGATGGAACGAGACGCACGGCGACCAGGATCCCGGCGTTAAGCACGTCCAGCGGAGTTGTCGTCAGGTGACGATGAACACGCTACTAATGGGCATGACGCCGCAAGGCCTACGGTGTTGGGATGCGATGCGGGTGATTGACTTTTTGCAAACCCGCGACGAAGTCGATGGCGAACGGATCGGCGTCGCAGGGCTATCGGGCGGCGGAACATTGGCGACCTATCTGCCGATTTTAGATGAGCGGGTGAAGCTGGCGATGATCGCCGGCGCGTTTTCCTCCTACCGTACATCGATCTACGCCATGCCGCACTGCATCTGCAACTGCCTCCCGGGAGTGATGCAATACGGCGACATGACCGAAGTCGTCGCCAGCTACGCCCCCCGCCCGGTGCTACTAATCAACGGCATCCACGACCCGATCTTCCCCGTGGCAGAGGCGCGAGAAGGGTTTGCAAAACTGCAACGCGTTTACAAACTTCTCGGCCACGGAGACCGTATCGACGCCGATTTCTTTGACGGCCCGCATGCTTGGTCGAATAACAAGACGTTGGAGTTTTTAGCGGCGCATTTTGGGGAGTGA